TCTCTTTTGTATAGGAATCACTCTGTCAGACATTCTTGTCATGTCCCTGACCGGACTTTTGTACGGTGTGTTGATGGAGCTGGTATTTCTTCCTGGATATCTATTTGTCCTAATATTCAACGCACAGAAAAATATCAGAAGCTATGCCAACATCCTTTCCATCAACTACCTCCTCAATGCAGCCTCTGCCACTCTGATTTTCTTTCCATCTGATTATGGTTTTCACTTTTACCTCCTGGTTGTCCCCTCCATTGTCTGGATACTATTCCCCAAGAAGGGAATTGAAAGGACGGTTTATACTCTGTTGAGTCTGATTGCTTTTTACCTCTCTGAGTTCACACCGGGCCTGTCCTCGCTCAGTGGTTTATCCCCCTACAGTCGAGTCTTCTTTGGAGCAAGTATATTCCTGTCGACCCTGGGTTCAATGGCGTGCGTACGCTACTATGCCCATTTTATACAGAGAGATTCCAACCAGCTTTCCCATATGGCCAGCACCGACCCCCTGACAGGACTGGAAAACCGTCGCTTTTTTGAGCATACAGGCGAAGCCGATTTTCAGAGTTTATGGAGAGAAAAAAAAGATCTCAGTGTTTTAATGATAGACCTGGATCACTTCAAGATTGTCAATGACAATTTCGGCCA
This is a stretch of genomic DNA from Oceanispirochaeta sp.. It encodes these proteins:
- a CDS encoding GGDEF domain-containing protein; this translates as MVDISLKEYERHKVLIHLISLFCIGITLSDILVMSLTGLLYGVLMELVFLPGYLFVLIFNAQKNIRSYANILSINYLLNAASATLIFFPSDYGFHFYLLVVPSIVWILFPKKGIERTVYTLLSLIAFYLSEFTPGLSSLSGLSPYSRVFFGASIFLSTLGSMACVRYYAHFIQRDSNQLSHMASTDPLTGLENRRFFEHTGEADFQSLWREKKDLSVLMIDLDHFKIVNDNFGHAAGDRVLKSVGAALKGSFRNADKVCRYGGEEFLVLLKGTGMEDCLRIAEEIRRKIHNLEFPDYENLKITTSIGIAHMIPEDSSLKQIILRADKALYYAKDGGRNCVKDDQNNSIILCTI